CGCGCCGCAGGGCAAAAAGTGGACCCAGGATTTTCTCGATTACGTGAGACAGAAGAACGCGCCGCTCGATTTCTTTTCCTGGCACATGTACTCGAACGATCCGAACGATTGGGCGAACGCCGCGCAATTTTATCGCCGCGAACTCGACGCGCGCGGATTTACCAAGACGGCGCAACACGTCACCGAGTGGAACACCCAGACCAAATCCGACGCGATGAAAGGCGCGGAGGCAACCGCGCTGCGCACCAGCGGACAAGGCGCGGCGATTCTCACCGCGGCGTGGATCGCGATGCAACAAAACGGCGTCGCGGTCGCGACGTTTTATCGCGGTCCCGATCCGGCGCTGGACGCGCCGACGTTCTATGGTATGTTTTACGCGGACGGCAAACCGAAACGAATCGCGCTCGCGTTTTCGCTATGGACCAAACTCGCCGATCATCCGCAACGCGTGAATGTGTCCGCCGCGCCGAACACCTCGCTGTGGATGCTCGCCGGAAAAAACGATGCGGGCGAAAGTGCGTTGCTGATCGCGAATCCAACTGCCGCGGCGACCACGTACTCGATAGCGGGCGCGGAAAATCGCGCGACCACGATCTGGCAGGTGAACGACGCGAGCGCGCAAGTTCAATCGCTCGCGTCGCCGGGAGCCGTGATCGAAATCGGCGGCAACACGATGCAACTCGTGATCCTCAAAAAATAAGGAGCATCCATGAAACGCACACTTGTTTGCGCAATGCTCGTCCTGGTTTTCGTTGTCGCGTGCAATTCCAGCGCGCCACAATCCACGCCGGTTCCCGCCGAAATCAAACCGGCGGCGACGGATAACCTGGGACAACCAGCGCAGAAAGTTCCGCCCCAGTCGCCCGCGCAAAAACCGGGTGGGACGCCGCTGCCCAAACCCGGCGCGAATTTTACCCCGCCGGCGAAACCTGGGGCGAACATCACGCCGCCGCCGCTTGCCGATAGCGTCGCAAAAACGTACTCGGTGACGAATCCGACGACGAACGTGAAATTGTACGTACAAGTGTTCGCGCCCAAAGATGCCGCCGGCAAAAAATCTCCCACGCTTGTCCTCGTCCCCGGCGGCACTGCCGATACCAACGCATTGATCGGCGACGCACTGCGTTTCTCAAGCGCGGGCATCCTCGCGGTGATTTTCGATCCGGATGGTCGCGGCAAAAGTACGGGACAAGAAGATTTCAACGGGCACAAGCAACAAGACGGTCTCGCCGCGGTCGTTCGCTTTGCCGCGACGTTGCCCGAAGTGGACGCACAACAAATCGGCATTGCGACGTACTCGTACGGCATCACGATGGGTAGCGGCGCGCTCGCGCGTTACAGCGATCTCCCGGTAAAATTCTTGATGGACTGGGAAGGTCCGGCGGATCGCAACTATACGACGACGGGTTGTCGCGGGACTGGCGCGAATCGAATTCAGTGGCAACCGTGCACGGACAATGTTTGGTGGGCGGAACGCGAGGCGGTGAATTTCATCGGCAAAATTCGCGTGCCGTACCAACGCGTCCAATCGGAAAAGGATCACGTTCAGCCAAACAACAATCACGCGCTTGACATGATCAACGCGGCGATCAAAGGCGGTGTTTCCTTCGTGCGGCTCAACAATCTCGCGCCGAATCAAACGTACGATGTAAAAAATCCACCCCCGATGTTGCCCGAAATGACCAACCCGCAATGGGAGCAAACGCTGATTCAATTCGCGCAAGAGTTGTTCAAACGATGAAAAGTGATGCGTGACGAACGCGCTCACGCACCACGCATCACTTTTCGGAGGCATAATGACCAGGACATTCATTACTCTCTTCGGACTTGTTCTCATCGCGACCGCGTGTAATGCCGCGCCGACTACGCGACCACCTGACCAAGCGACAACACGACCATCCGACCACGCGTTACTCAAACCGGGTGATTACGACCGCGCGCTCACCCATGCCGGACGCGAACGCACGTACACGGTGCACTTGCCGCGCGGCATCGGCGACGAACATTCGTATTCGCTCGTGATCGTTTTGCACGGCGGCGGCGGCAACGACGATAACGCCGCGCGTATGACCGGGTTTAGCGCGCTCGCGGACAAGGAAGAATTCATCGTCGTCTATCCGAATGGAACCGGACGATTGCAAGATCGTATTCTCACCTGGAATGCCGGCAACTGTTGCGGTTACGCGCTCGACAACACGGTGGACGATGTGGGATTTATTCGCGCGCTGATCGAACAATTGCAACGCGAGTACCCGATCAATCCGCAACGCATTTACGCGACCGGGATTTCAAACGGCGGAATGATGTCCTACCGACTCGCGTGCGAACTGTCCGACCAACTCGCGGCAATCGCGCCGGTCGCGGGCGCGCTCAACGTCGAATGCAAACCCGCACAGCCCGTCGCGGTGATCGCATTCCATGGCACAGCAGACCAACACGTTTTGTACAACGGAGGCGTTCCAAAAATCCAAGCCGACTCGCATCCGCGCGAGGACAAGTCGGTCGCGTACGCGATGTCGTTCTGGGTCAAGCAGAATCAATGCAACACGCTCGCGCAAAAATCGGAACGCGGTAAGGTGAGCACTGAATCGTACACGAGCTGTCGCAATAACGCGGATGTGACGTTGTTCACGCTGAAAGATTTCGGACACGCTTGGCCCCGCGGCGCGCGTGGAACGGTGTGGGCGGACGATCCGAAGGCGGATATTTCCGCGACCGATGTGATGTGGGAGTTTTTCAAGCAACATCCGAAACCGTAACGCAAATTTCCAATCGGAGATAGGATCCAGGTTTCTTCGAGAAACCTGGATTCTGATGAAGGTATTGAAGGAGCAGCCATGTTTCGACCACGCCGCTTTTGGCGACCGCGCCCGATGTTGTGGCGCGGCAGACCGCTGGGACGACGCATCTATGGAATGGGGTGTTCGCTGATCGCCTTCCTGGTCCTCGCGTGTATCGTCGGAATGTTCTTGTTGAATGTTTTCGTGCGCGGTATTCTGCGATAAGCAAGACACCCATCCCGGAGCGACTATGGAAATCACTGCCAATGATGTAACGATTACGCCGATCACGCGATCAACCGTGACCGCGCGCGTGTTTCAATATTTTTCTCTCAGCGCGATTCTTTGCCTCGCGCTCTTTTTGCATTTCTTCCGGCTCGACCAAGAAGGATTCGCAAATCTATACTATGCCGCGACGGTAAAGAGTATGCTGATGAAGTGGCACAACTTTTTCTTCGCGTCGTTCGATCCCGGCGGGTTCGTGACCGTAGACAAACCGCCGCTCGGTTTGTGGATTCAGGCGTCGAGCGCGACGATATTTGGATTCAGCGGTTGGAGTTTGCTTTTGCCGCAAGCGATTGCCGGCGTATTGTCGGTCGCGCTGTTGTATCATCTCGTCGCGCGCGTGTTTGGCGTGTGGGCAGGCGTGATCGCCGCGCTCGCGCTCACCGTGACGCCGATCAGCATCGCCGCGAATCGCAACAATACGATGGACAGCCAACTCGTGTTCGTGTTGCTGCTCGCCGCGTGGATGGTGATGCTGGCAATCGATCGCGGGCAATTGCGTTGGTTGCTCGCGAGCGCGATTCTGGTCGGCATCGGCTTCAACATCAAGATGCTCCAGGCATTTATGGTGCTACCCGCGTTCTGGCTCGCGTATCTGATCGCGGCGCGCACGAAATGGTATTGGCGCGTCGCACATCTTGCCGTCGCGACCATCGTGCTTGCGTTTGTTTCGTTCGCGTGGGTGGTCGTCGTTGACCTCACGCCGGCGGATCAACGCCCGTTCGTCGGCAGCAGCAAAGATAACACCGAGATGGAATTGATCGTCGGGCACAACGGCTTGGCGCGACTTGGCGCGATGGCAAGTTGGCTCGGTTTGCGAAACGCGCCCATGCCAGGGCAACGACCACAAGCCGCGCAACCGGCGATCAAACCACAATTCAATCCACCGCCGGGTCAACTCGCCCAACCCCCGCGATTCCAACCGCAACCCGGACAACCCGCGCCCAACGCGCCCGCGCCCGGCGGCGGTCCGACGAGCAACGAAACCGGCGACCCAGGAATTTTCCGGCTATTTAACAAGCAACTCGCTGGACAATCCAGCTGGCTTTTGCCGCTCGCGTTGCTGGGAATGCTTGTGCTCGCCATCGAATTATT
This portion of the Chloroflexota bacterium genome encodes:
- a CDS encoding polyhydroxybutyrate depolymerase, whose protein sequence is MTRTFITLFGLVLIATACNAAPTTRPPDQATTRPSDHALLKPGDYDRALTHAGRERTYTVHLPRGIGDEHSYSLVIVLHGGGGNDDNAARMTGFSALADKEEFIVVYPNGTGRLQDRILTWNAGNCCGYALDNTVDDVGFIRALIEQLQREYPINPQRIYATGISNGGMMSYRLACELSDQLAAIAPVAGALNVECKPAQPVAVIAFHGTADQHVLYNGGVPKIQADSHPREDKSVAYAMSFWVKQNQCNTLAQKSERGKVSTESYTSCRNNADVTLFTLKDFGHAWPRGARGTVWADDPKADISATDVMWEFFKQHPKP
- a CDS encoding glycosyltransferase family 39 protein codes for the protein MEITANDVTITPITRSTVTARVFQYFSLSAILCLALFLHFFRLDQEGFANLYYAATVKSMLMKWHNFFFASFDPGGFVTVDKPPLGLWIQASSATIFGFSGWSLLLPQAIAGVLSVALLYHLVARVFGVWAGVIAALALTVTPISIAANRNNTMDSQLVFVLLLAAWMVMLAIDRGQLRWLLASAILVGIGFNIKMLQAFMVLPAFWLAYLIAARTKWYWRVAHLAVATIVLAFVSFAWVVVVDLTPADQRPFVGSSKDNTEMELIVGHNGLARLGAMASWLGLRNAPMPGQRPQAAQPAIKPQFNPPPGQLAQPPRFQPQPGQPAPNAPAPGGGPTSNETGDPGIFRLFNKQLAGQSSWLLPLALLGMLVLAIELFLARHDSRITHRASSNTFQSWLLWSGWLVPQIIFFSFAGLFHRYYLEMLAPALAALVGAGIAAMWHAYARREWRGIFLPIAILATAAVQAIILLQFAQWNGWLMPVVMGLGALTSSALMILFLLPRHPAIQIAQCAFAVAGVLALLIAPTVWSFTPLMSADSGLPFAGPELATRPSRPANLPNENRLIEYLRANRGGAKFLVATMNANTAAPLILATGEPVMTLGGFGGNDQILTPEQLSARVAQNEVRFFWLASQANQNADLTRWVSEHCARIVQPNQPQPAPNPGSAQTLYDCARPR